Proteins from one Setaria italica strain Yugu1 chromosome V, Setaria_italica_v2.0, whole genome shotgun sequence genomic window:
- the LOC101772570 gene encoding uncharacterized protein LOC101772570 → MAPPTRRERAAAAAARPSSSSPSAAPAGPRAVEVQRRRVGGGWTSRRISIYASRAYFLLLILQIPLFRVPCRAGTCTTPIQVTSSQLVSNEIFPPAVVKAMLYPGAIVSSLTKRIAFPRWSDLFDIYNLTEAKNASAVVDLQRLEILAGSYFCVAGALVGIINPGRMTLFGTLLVIWGLVKEALFGKPVNSDPTQSAYVYPTILIALICAFMSITYNVKKTAKSSPPVSIAKPLKSSAKSKLK, encoded by the exons ATGGCGCCACCGACGAGGagagagagggcggcggcggcagcggcgaggccgagctcgTCGTCCCCGTCAGCAGCACCGGCGGGGCCGAGGGCGGTCGAGGTGCAGCGCCGGCGGGTGGGCGGCGGTTGGACGAGCCGCCGGATCTCCATCTACGCCTCCCGCGcctacttcctcctcctcatcctccagaTCCCGCTCTTCAG GGTCCCTTGTAGAGCAGGCACATGCACAACACCAATTCAAGTCACCTCATCTCAGTTGGTCTCAAATGAGATATTCCCGCCAGCTGTTGTGAAGGCCATGCTCTACCCTGGAGCTATTGTGAGCAGCCTCACTAAAAGAATTGCATTTCCAAGGTGGAGTGACCTGTTTGACATTTACAACTTGACAGAAGCCAAAAATGCTTCTGCAGTAGTTGATCTCCAGCGTCTAGAG ATACTTGCTGGGAGCTACTTCTGCGTTGCTGGAGCACTTGTTGGCATCATAAATCCTGGGAGGATGACTTTGTTTGGTACCCTTTTGGTTATCTGGGGTCTAGTGAAAGAAGCACTATTCGGGAAACCAGTGAACAGCGATCCAACACAATCAGCTTATGTCTACCCGACCATTTTGATTGCACTGATCTGTGCATTTATGTCCATAACCTACAATGTAAAGAAGACGGCAAAAAGTAGTCCTCCTGTTTCTATTGCGAAGCCACTGAAAAGTTCTGCCAAGTCAAAACTGAAGTAG